In Salmo trutta chromosome 37, fSalTru1.1, whole genome shotgun sequence, the following proteins share a genomic window:
- the LOC115176437 gene encoding CKLF-like MARVEL transmembrane domain-containing protein 8 produces the protein MLKAGTEYFRVSAFGWVMFVAILYWVLTVIFLIIYLTMAYNRIPQVPWTTVGLFFNSSATVMYVVAAAVDAASISHAVKGRHNYTCWVASTVRKPPQISQTDI, from the exons ATGCTGAAAGCAGGGACGGAGTACTTCCGTGTGTCTGCCTTTGGGTGGGTCATGTTTGTGGCCATCTTATACTGGGTCCTGACGGTTATCTTCCTCATCATCTACCTGACCATGGCTTACAACAGGATCCCTCAGGTCCCCTGGACAACTGTG ggcctgttcttcaacagtagtgctacagtgatgtatgtggtggCAGCAGCAGTGGACGCAGCCTCAATCAGCCATGCTGTTAAGGGGCGCCATAACTACACCTGCTGGGTCGCATCCACAGTAAGAAAACCACCTCAGATCTCCCAGACAGACATTTAA